A stretch of the Capsicum annuum cultivar UCD-10X-F1 chromosome 8, UCD10Xv1.1, whole genome shotgun sequence genome encodes the following:
- the LOC107879066 gene encoding MAR-binding filament-like protein 1-1: MRLVLMTAHRGRGPSSRILRSVLDNRKSNINRNEATEPARVLLERLFAQTQKLEQQIGRNPYLPQVAELGLNIGKLESDIQDALAALKKEEDIQDTERKVSMEYNELNHAKLELEQRAEEIASASSRQEKLENENLTLASQAEEIEDLKFHLNVMDQEISAAQTALYSKTDEINKLKNELKIKSDEAANTESELRTTAELLDKANELVQRQEVELQNLRIEIQEKEKELEVFSTMQQTDEEKLKVSKSNLAKHAMDWLVAKKEMKKLEEETSKYGGEASRSVEEFRGVKKLLADVRSELVLSQRALASSREKMEEQENQLEECLQELEEQRRSVMSYMTSLKEVQNEVETEKVKLTVAEARNKELERDLSIEKELVDKLQNELTIKKPSLQAAMIEKSALQEELYRKSTEFGETQNLLQVKESELVDARLMIRHLKSECSSLQLMLEEKDKELLDSRKTLEELNQEIDELRVLVSSQELQLIQATSVLKEKEESMQIIQLELNDAKMKYSEAETVVEHIVDLTNKLVIDMLSTLSHVDGMWPSQLVGKPTDPFRWQKNQLNELELTRESLRSRERDVLAAQRAVKLKGQELKMVHQKLIAKEEEINKMKEKTRDRDDLKQLNALAKERTGEKSIGDPAIEKLQLKKTQLEVNAATSALQKLVELSRDLLNKGILTIESDYDNSLLLVAHSEAAVNVTSSVQYLAKVHTEMARLSAMTEKLVKEAGSLCPQ; the protein is encoded by the coding sequence ATGAGATTAGTCCTTATGACAGCTCATCGTGGACGGGGTCCTTCCTCAAGAATTTTGAGGTCAGTCTTGGATAACAGGAAATCAAATATCAACAGAAATGAAGCAACTGAGCCTGCAAGGGTTCTTCTGGAGAGGTTGTTTGCCCAGACCCAGAAACTAGAACAACAGATAGGCAGAAATCCTTATCTTCCGCAGGTCGCTGAGCTCGGACTAAATATTGGCAAGCTAGAGTCTGATATACAGGATGCTCTTGCAGCCTTGAAGAAGGAAGAAGATATTCAAGATACAGAGAGAAAAGTATCGATGGAGTACAATGAATTAAACCATGCAAAGTTAGAATTGGAGCAACGTGCAGAAGAGATTGCATCTGCTAGTTCTAGGCAGGAAAAACTGGAAAATGAGAATCTGACCTTAGCATCTCAAGCTGAGGAAATTGAAGATCTTAAGTTTCATCTCAACGTGATGGATCAGGAGATATCTGCTGCACAGACAGCCCTATATTCAAAAAcagatgaaataaataaactGAAAAACGAGTTGAAAATTAAAAGCGATGAAGCGGCTAACACTGAATCAGAGCTCAGAACCACGGCTGAGCTACTTGATAAAGCAAATGAACTAGTTCAAAGACAGGAGGTTGAACTACAAAATCTCCGAATAGAAATccaagagaaagagaaagagctAGAAGTCTTCTCAACAATGCAGCAAACTGATGAGGAGAAACTTAAAGTTTCCAAATCCAATTTGGCGAAGCATGCAATGGATTGGCTCGTAGcaaagaaagaaatgaagaaattgGAAGAGGAAACATCTAAATATGGTGGAGAAGCAAGTCGGTCAGTTGAGGAATTCAGAGGAGTGAAGAAGTTACTTGCCGATGTAAGGTCTGAATTAGTCTTATCTCAGAGAGCTTTGGCATCATCTAGAGAGAAAATGGAAGAGCAGGAAAATCAGTTAGAAGAGTGTCTCCAAGAACTTGAAGAGCAAAGAAGAAGTGTTATGTCTTACATGACAAGTTTGAAAGAAGTTCAAAATGAGGTCGAGACTGAGAAAGTGAAACTTACGGTTGCTGAAGCTCGAAACAAAGAACTTGAAAGGGATTTATCCATCGAAAAGGAGCTCGTTGACAAGTTGCAGAATGAATTGACTATTAAGAAGCCTTCTCTGCAAGCAGCTATGATTGAAAAATCTGCTCTCCAAGAGGAGCTTTACCGTAAGAGCACAGAGTTTGGAGAAACACAAAATCTTCTTCAGGTTAAAGAGTCAGAGCTAGTAGATGCTCGACTAATGATTCGGCACTTGAAGTCTGAGTGCTCTTCTCTTCAGCTGATGTTGGAAGAAAAAGATAAGGAACTTCTGGATTCAAGAAAGACGTTAGAAGAACTAAATCAGGAAATAGATGAGCTGAGGGTGCTCGTGAGCAGTCAAGAACTGCAACTTATTCAGGCAACAAGTGTGTTGAAAGAAAAAGAGGAATCCATGCAGATAATTCAACTTGAGTTAAATGACGCAAAAATGAAATATTCAGAAGCTGAGACCGTTGTGGAACATATAGTAGACCTGACTAACAAATTGGTTATTGACATGTTAAGCACACTCAGTCACGTTGATGGAATGTGGCCATCTCAGCTGGTGGGAAAACCAACTGATCCTTTTAGGTGGCAAAAGAACCAGCTTAATGAACTTGAGTTGACCAGAGAAAGTTTGAGGAGTAGGGAAAGGGATGTCCTTGCAGCACAAAGGGCGGTTAAACTCAAAGGGCAGGAACTCAAAATGGTTCATCAGAAATTAATTGCTaaggaagaagaaataaataaaatgaaggaaAAGACTCGAGACAGAGATGACCTGAAGCAACTTAATGCTTTGGCCAAGGAAAGAACAGGTGAAAAGAGCATTGGAGATCCAGCAATTGAAAAACTCCAGCTCAAGAAAACTCAATTGGAAGTTAATGCTGCAACCAGTGCTCTCCAGAAACTTGTTGAACTGAGCCGTGATCTTTTGAATAAAGGTATCTTGACCATCGAGTCTGACTACGATAACAGCCTTTTGTTGGTTGCCCACTCAGAAGCTGCTGTAAATGTCACTAGCAGTGTACAATATCTTGCGAAAGTGCATACAGAGATGGCACGACTTTCAGCTATGACTGAGAAGCTGGTGAAAGAAGCTGGTAGTTTATGCCCCCAATAG